The following proteins are encoded in a genomic region of Actinomadura sp. NAK00032:
- the rsrA gene encoding mycothiol system anti-sigma-R factor: MSCGNHHETPCDEVLARVYTYLDGELDQGGCGEVREHLDECGPCLREYGLEEAVKKLVNKSCGCEQAPTDLRAKVLGRIEEICGEIKASGGADRSESV; encoded by the coding sequence ATGAGCTGTGGGAACCACCACGAGACGCCCTGCGACGAGGTGCTCGCGCGGGTCTACACCTACCTGGACGGCGAGCTCGACCAGGGCGGCTGCGGCGAGGTGCGCGAGCACCTCGACGAGTGCGGGCCGTGCCTGCGCGAGTACGGGCTCGAAGAGGCCGTCAAGAAACTGGTGAACAAGTCGTGCGGGTGCGAGCAGGCGCCCACCGACCTGCGGGCCAAGGTGCTCGGCCGCATCGAGGAGATCTGCGGCGAGATCAAGGCGTCCGGCGGCGCCGACAGGTCCGAGAGCGTCTGA
- a CDS encoding NAD-dependent epimerase/dehydratase family protein, translated as MLTLVTGAAGFIGSHLVDRLLADGHEVIGVDDLSSGTNIRPGVELWEMDVADPALAEKVAVRRPEVICHLAAQVSVRLSVSDPLGDARTNVVGTANVLEAARAAGGRKVVVTSSCAVYGVPDALPVPADAELRPASPYAASKVAGEVYAGMYRQLHGIDFTTLTLANVYGPRQTPEGEAGVVSIFTDALLAGRPTKVYGDGTQTRDYVYVLDVVDAFARAAGEAGGGGRFNVGTGLQTTDRDLHTLVAEAAGAPDDPEFAPPRLGDLPAMSVDPAATREALGWEPRTRLAEGIAETVAWARERSTARG; from the coding sequence GTGCTCACACTCGTCACCGGCGCGGCCGGGTTCATCGGGTCCCATCTCGTCGACCGGCTCCTCGCCGACGGCCATGAGGTCATCGGGGTGGACGACCTGTCGTCCGGCACCAACATCCGGCCCGGCGTCGAGCTGTGGGAGATGGACGTCGCCGACCCCGCGCTGGCCGAGAAGGTCGCGGTCCGCCGCCCCGAGGTGATCTGCCACCTGGCCGCGCAGGTCAGCGTGCGCCTGAGCGTGTCCGACCCGCTGGGCGACGCCCGCACGAACGTGGTGGGCACCGCCAACGTGCTGGAGGCCGCGCGCGCCGCCGGCGGGCGCAAGGTCGTGGTCACCTCCAGCTGCGCGGTCTACGGGGTGCCGGACGCGCTGCCCGTCCCGGCGGACGCCGAACTGCGGCCCGCGTCGCCGTACGCGGCCTCGAAGGTCGCCGGCGAGGTGTACGCCGGGATGTACAGGCAGCTCCACGGCATCGACTTCACGACGCTGACGCTGGCGAACGTCTACGGGCCGCGGCAGACGCCCGAGGGCGAGGCGGGCGTCGTCTCGATCTTCACCGACGCGCTGCTGGCCGGCCGTCCGACCAAGGTCTACGGCGACGGCACGCAGACCCGCGACTACGTCTACGTCCTGGACGTGGTGGACGCGTTCGCCCGCGCCGCCGGGGAGGCGGGCGGCGGGGGCCGCTTCAACGTGGGCACCGGGCTCCAGACGACCGACCGGGACCTGCACACGCTGGTCGCCGAGGCGGCGGGCGCCCCGGACGACCCGGAGTTCGCCCCGCCCCGGCTCGGCGACCTGCCCGCGATGTCCGTCGACCCGGCGGCGACCCGCGAGGCGCTCGGCTGGGAGCCGCGGACCCGTCTCGCCGAGGGGATCGCCGAAACCGTCGCCTGGGCACGCGAGCGAAGCACCGCCCGCGGCTGA
- a CDS encoding HD-GYP domain-containing protein, with translation MRGLPLAAWAYVSGVVAVAAGLIATSSFAELDWGKLVVLALLFLVCDSAPARLTVARARVSLSFAASLASVVLLGPTGAALLGLVAVVTGQRFFAPVKRVFNGAQFALSGFVSGTVFELLGGDRFHPEKARWVEHVIGPFLGALVAFVVVNLALTAGVLLLSRQAAPRELLHESGQLAVGCLGYGMVGLLIAGLWPRVGPFAAVLVLLPLFIARWAMDQAYAQQQAHSATLAALCQAVETKDFYTRGHSERVSRGSVMIAQEIGMRADRVEAIRYAGMLHDVGKLGVPTKVLQKNGPMTEEEFAAIQLHPMRGLEIVREIGFLDEALAGIMHHHEKMNGRGYPMGLAGDEIPEFARVISVADAFDSMTSTRSYRAARSIEEAVAELERGMGDHFDPEMVEAFLRALDREGWEPPDPVVLPDDDVVETTRQDHDDPSAPLRVTGGDEVRHQ, from the coding sequence ATGCGTGGACTTCCTCTCGCTGCCTGGGCGTACGTCAGCGGTGTGGTGGCCGTCGCGGCCGGCCTCATCGCGACCTCGTCCTTCGCGGAGCTGGACTGGGGCAAGCTGGTCGTGCTGGCCCTGCTGTTCCTGGTCTGCGACTCGGCGCCCGCACGGCTGACCGTCGCGCGCGCCAGGGTGTCGCTGAGCTTCGCCGCGAGCCTGGCCTCGGTGGTGCTGCTCGGCCCCACCGGCGCGGCACTGCTCGGCCTGGTCGCCGTGGTCACCGGGCAGCGGTTCTTCGCCCCGGTCAAGCGCGTGTTCAACGGCGCGCAGTTCGCGCTCAGCGGCTTCGTCTCCGGGACGGTCTTCGAGCTGCTCGGCGGCGACCGCTTCCACCCCGAGAAGGCCCGCTGGGTCGAGCACGTCATCGGGCCGTTCCTCGGCGCGCTGGTCGCCTTCGTGGTGGTCAACCTGGCACTGACCGCCGGGGTCCTGCTGCTCAGCCGGCAGGCCGCGCCGCGCGAGCTGCTGCACGAGAGCGGCCAGCTCGCCGTCGGCTGCCTCGGCTACGGCATGGTCGGGCTGCTGATCGCCGGGCTGTGGCCGCGGGTCGGGCCGTTCGCCGCCGTGCTCGTCCTGCTCCCGCTGTTCATCGCCCGGTGGGCGATGGACCAGGCGTACGCGCAGCAGCAGGCGCACTCGGCCACCCTCGCCGCGCTGTGCCAGGCCGTCGAGACCAAGGACTTCTACACCCGCGGCCACTCCGAGCGGGTGTCCCGCGGCTCGGTGATGATCGCGCAGGAGATCGGCATGCGCGCCGACCGGGTCGAGGCGATCCGCTACGCCGGGATGCTGCACGACGTCGGCAAGCTCGGCGTCCCCACCAAGGTGCTGCAGAAGAACGGGCCGATGACCGAGGAGGAGTTCGCCGCGATCCAGCTGCACCCGATGCGCGGGCTGGAGATCGTCCGCGAGATCGGGTTCCTGGACGAGGCGCTCGCCGGGATCATGCACCACCACGAGAAGATGAACGGCCGCGGCTACCCGATGGGCCTCGCCGGCGACGAGATCCCCGAGTTCGCCCGGGTCATCTCGGTGGCGGACGCGTTCGACTCGATGACCTCGACGCGCTCCTACCGGGCGGCCCGCAGCATCGAGGAGGCGGTGGCCGAGCTGGAGCGCGGGATGGGCGACCACTTCGACCCCGAGATGGTCGAGGCGTTCCTGCGCGCCCTCGACCGCGAGGGCTGGGAGCCGCCCGACCCGGTCGTGCTGCCGGACGACGACGTCGTCGAGACCACCCGGCAGGACCACGACGACCCGAGCGCGCCGCTGCGGGTCACCGGCGGCGACGAGGTGCGGCACCAGTGA